The window TTTAACAGTGAACGTGTGGCCGCTGTTTCTTCGCGACGGCGGATCACATTCGCTTGTGCTGATTTTTCAGCCTCGACAACTTGGGACAATATTGTGCGCATTTCACCCGGCAAAATAATGTCTTTTACACCGATGCTATCCACTTCTAAGCCAAACTCAGTAATGCTTTGTACCACTTGCGTTAGCATCAACTCATCGATTAATTGTTTGTTTTCTAATAGTTCATCAAGTGTACGGGTGCCGATGATTTCCCTTAATGAGAACTGTAATTCACGGTACAAATGCTCCACTGGCTGGCTTAATTTTGAAAATGCATGCAGCACATCTCCATAGCGCCAGTTAGCTGATAAATTAATACGCAACGTGACTTTATCTTTGGTTAAGATTTCTTGCCCATTGACTTCTAATGACTGTAAACGCGTATCAATGATATCAATTTCAGGAGTATGCTCTACGCGCCAATAACCGTGGGTACCTGCGTCGAGTAAACCTGTTATCTCACCATCAATTTTTAGTACGCCAATATGCCAAGCTGGTATTTGAGCAATTAGGCAAAGTTCGCTGCCTTTGATGCGTTTTTTTGCCGCCAAGCGTTGTGTTAATGTATCGGATAGCATCACATCACCCACTTTTTGTTTCTCTACACGCAAGGAATTTCCTGATTTCCAGTACAGACGTCGCGTTGCGGGTGATAAAATTTCCACCAAGTTATTATGTGAATATAAAAAACCGATTTCGTCATCGGATAAATCAATATCGACCCCATATGAGGCTACCCAATTTGGGTGATATTGACGAATTTGTTCAGCAAGTACAGTGTCAATGGGTTTATCAATGGTCTGTGAGCATACATCAATCACTTGAATTTCTGGTTTTTGTTTGACTGACCAAAAACCATAATTTCCCGCCTCTAATAGGCTTTTTATTTCACCGTCCACTTTTAATAAGCCTATTTGCCCTGCAAAAATTTGGGCCATCACACATAAATCACGGCCTTTAACCCCTTTTTTGTGGATCAAATGATCCGTTAGCTTATCTGTCATCGCTAAATGGGCTACGCTATGCTTTTCGATACGTAAATCATCGTTAGTTTTCCAATATAAACGGCGTGTTTGTGGGGCAATAATTTCAACTAAATGATGATGTAAATATAAAAATGCGACTTCATCATCAGATAGATTAATATCAACGCAGTATTCATTTACCCAATCCATATGGAACTGACGCAAATGGGCGGCCAATTTTTCTTCAATCGGTTCATTGTTTAATGTGAAAAATGAAACTGTCAGTTTATTGAACCAATCTTGTACGCGGTGCTCACCTGCCACTAACAGTTGTTTGAAATCACCATTTTTTGACGTTAATGCAATAAGTCCTTGAGCTACATTTATTTTTTTCATTATTTTTCCTTTTTTAATATTTATCCGGCACTGAAGAAAAAAGCGAAGTGATGAGGGGAAAAGTAGAGTGCCTAGGGGCTGTCTAAATTTCTGCTCATCACTCGGCGTAGCTCCCGAGTGGCGGATTTAAGCTTAACTTCAGCTCGTTGTTTTACGTTTTGGAGACGTTATTTTCAGGAGTCGAACCTGATAGCTAGGCTATTACCAAGGTATCTTACCGACGGCGGCATACAGACCATGTAGTGACAACAGCCACCATGTCTGCACCGGTTGAACGCGAAGTTCAGACATTTTCCGGCAGTGGATGAATTTATAATTGCCAGAAGCGTGCCAACTTTTTAAAGAATAGGAAAAATATTTTTATCTGCATGAAAAATAACAATTAATTATTTTTATTCTAAAATAAGCTTACAATAACAGCAGAAATGAATTAGCCTATTTATTATCTTTTTATATCGCATTTTATAAATTTATATAAATCATGACTGAAAAACGAAAGGTTGTAATTGGTGTACTGGGAACGGTATTGGATAGGCGGGGTAAGAGGGCCAACCGCTGGACCAAATGGCGTCCAACGGTCGGGTTGTGCCAACAGCCGAATATCAATATTGGCCGCTTTGAATTAATTCATCAGGTCAATGATTACTCGATGGCGCAGCGGGTCAAAGAGGATATTGAACAAGCCTCTGCACAAACTGAGGTGGTATTACACGAAGTGGATATCGCTGATCCGTGGGATTTTGAGGAGGTGTATACCTCGCTACTGGATTTTTCTGCGAGCTATACTTTTGATACGGATAACGAAGAGTATCTGGTACACATCACCACCGGGACACACGTGGTGCAGATTTGCTGGTTTTTATTAACAGAAGCCCATTATTTACCTGCCAAACTGATCCAAACCTCCCCCAGTGAAAAGGGCAGGGAAAAAGACCCTATTGGTATTCACACGGTGATTGACCTTGATTTAAGTCGCTACACTCATATCACTAGTCGTTTCCAAAAAGAACAACAGCAACAGGTTTCATTTTTAAAGTCGGGTATTGCGACACGTAACCGCGCATTCAATACCATGATTGAACAAATTGAACGCGTCGCGTTACGTTCAAAGGCCCCGATTTTACTTAATGGCCCAACAGGGGCGGGTAAATCATTTTTAGCACGAAGAATTTACCAGTTACGTGAAAGCCGGCACCAAGTAAAAGGGCGGTTTGTGGAAGTGAACTGTGCAACATTGCGCGGCGATAATGCGATGTCCACATTGTTTGGTCATGTAAAAGGGGCATTTACGGGGGCGATTAATCCACGAAAAGGGCTATTAAAAGAAGCCGATGGCGGCATTTTATTTCTTGATGAAATTGCGGAGCTTGGGCTAGATGAACAAGCCATGTTGCTAAAAGCCATTGAAGAGAAAAGTTTTTTTCCTTATGGTGCAGATGAAGAAATTCACAGTGATTTTCAATTAATTGCGGGGACTCATCGCAATTTGGCGCAGCAAGTGGAAGAGGGTAAATTCCGTGAAGACTTGTTTGCCCGTATTAATATGTGGACCTTTGCTTTGCCCGGTTTGCGTGATCGCCGTGAGGATATCGAACCGAATATCGATTATGAACTGGTGAAATTTAGCCAAGACGCACAACATCAAATTCGCTTTGATAGCGAAGCCCGTGACCTGTATGTGAAATTTGCCTGCTCGGAACAAGCGCTATGGCGCGGCAACTTCCGTGAATTAGGTGCATCAATTAGCCGTATGGCAACCTTTGCTGAAAAAGGGCGAATAACTCGGTCGGTAGCCGAAGAGGAAATAGTTCGGTTGCAGACGCAGTGGCAAATAAAATCGAGTAATATGTTGCCTGAACAAATTGGTGAAATTGATTTATTCGATCAACAACAACTGGTCACGGTACTGGATGTGTGCCGCCGCTCTTCATCCCTTTCAGAAGCCGGACGCACGCTGTTTGCGGTGTCTCGGCAACAGAAAAAACAACCCAATGATGCGGATAGGCTGCGAAAATATTTAGCCAAGTTTGGGCTGGATTGGGAACATATTCAACAGATAAAGAAGAGACAGTAAAAGGAACAAAAACATGGAGTTAACTTTTCTAGGAACCAGTGCTGGTGTGCCGACAAAAGAGCGCAATGTTACCAGTATGATATTAAATTTGGTCGGTATTCGTAAAAGCTACTGGCTCTTTGACTGCGGAGAAGGCACGCAGCACCGTATTCTTAATAGTCCATTTAAAGCGCCAAAAATTGAGAAAATATTTATTACCCATTTGCACGGTGACCATATTTTTGGGCTGCCGGGGTTGTTATGTAGCCGTTCAATGGGGGGAGCAACGGAACCATTAACCTTATATGGGCCAAAGGGACTCAAGCAATATATTGAAACGGTGTTGTCTATTAGTGTGTCTTATATGACTTACCCTCTTGACATTATTGAGATTGAGGCTGGTCAATTGTTTGATGATGGCGAGTTAATTGTCACTGCGTATTCCCTTGATCACCGTGTGGAATGTTATGGCTATCGTATTGAAGAGCATGCCAAAAGTGGGGCATTAGATGCGAACAAATTAGCGCGTGATAACATTCCGCGAGGCCCGTGGATGCAAGCACTCAAGGCAGGTAAAACCATTACCCTTGAAGATGGCCGTATGGTTAATGGCGCGGATTATCTTGGTGAGCCGATTCCTGGCAAAGTTATTGCCATTTTTGGGGATACCCAACCGACTCCGCAAGCACTGGAACTTGCAAGAAATGCGGATGTCATGATCCATGAAACGACTTTAGAAGCGGAATTTGCGGAAAAAGCGAATGAACGCGGTCATTCAACAACACAACAAGCGGCTGAATTAGCGCGCGAAGCGGGAGTAAAACGTTTTATTGCGACTCACTTGAGTGGGCGCTATACAAGTGAAGATATTCCAAGGTTATTAGCGCAGTGCCAATCTGTGTTCCCTGCAACTGAAATCGCAGAAGATTATTTGACCGTGAAAATCTAGCCTAAGCGGGCAAGATATTGTCCGCTTAATCTCTTGATGATTTTAATAAATCACTTTCACAAACCCATTGCGGCAATAGGTTTCATATTCATCGGAAAGCTGCCTGTTTGTGACTATCACATCAAATTGTGATAATTCCCCCATATTGGCGGTCGCCACTTCATCAAATAAGTTATAAGGGGCGAGTAAAATCTTACGAATAGATTTTTCCATCGCTTTTTTCTTCATGGGTAAATCATCAATATTATAACAGGTTACGCCATACGTACCGTGAACACCTGCGGCGGAAATAAAAGCTTTTCTGGGGTTAATTGAGTCGAGTAGAGAAGGCAACGAAGGGTTGTAAAATGAATCACTTTTAGGGCGATATTCACCACCGCACAATAACGCGGTGGCATTTTTTTTCTGGCTAAGTGCAAGAAAAACGTTATGGGAATAACAAATCCCCGTAAAGCTGATTTCTTCAGGGATCAGGGAAATTAATGTTGCCATTTCAATGCCATTATCAAAGAAGATCACGTCATCCTCAGTCACCATGCTAGCGGCAAGATTGGGAATATAGAGCTCTTCGGTTTGATCTGGCGTGAAAATATCGGCTTGCTGCTCTTGGGTTACGAGGTTAGCGGGTCGGGTAACAGAAACAATATAGCCACCAAGGAGTGACATAGGGATAGGGCCTTCCGTATCTGCGCTAAGGTCTCGGCGAATGGTCATTTCAGACACTTCGAGTATCCTAGCAGCTTCTTTAAGATGAATACGTCCTGAACGTTTCAAACATTCACTTAAGCGGCGAAGGCGTTCTTTTTGTTTAGTTTCTATCACCCTACAATCCTTTTATGAGATACAAAATTAGCGCGGCTGGGCCGCGCTCCATCATTTAGTAGTCGCTTGGCTTGGTTGCTGTTCCTGTGACAATCGCCACACTGGCGCTTGCGCCAATGCGGTTTGCACCGGCTTCAATCATTTTAATTGCCGTTTCACGATCACGTACACCGCCGGAGGCTTTCACACCAACTTCACTGCCAACGATGTTGCGCATTAAAGCAACATGATGTTCAGTGGCACCCATTGTACTGAAACCTGTTGAAGTTTTCACAAAACCAACGTTAATTGTGCGGCAAATTTCACAAACTTGTGTAATTTCTTCATCAGTTAACAGGCAATTTTCTAAAATAACTTTTAATGTTGCACTACCACAGGCGGCAAATACGGCTTCAATATCTTTGCGGACGAAGTCTAAATCGCCACTTTTTAACATGCCCACGTTAATCACCATATCCACTTCATCCGCACCGCGGCGCACAGCTTCAGCAGCTTCAAAGGCTTTTGCTTCTGTTAAACAAGCACCTAATGGGAAGCCTACCACACAGCAAACTTTTACGTCGCTGTTTTTTAAGAGCTCACTGGCTAAAGGAACATAACCGCTATTTACACATACGGAAGCAAAATGGTGTTCAGCCGCTTCTGCACATAATTTTGTGATATCACTGACAGTCGCATTAGCCGCGAGTAAAGTGTGATCAATATACTTTGCTAAGTCTTGCATTTTCAACTTTCCTATATAAATGTGGGATAGACAACAAAGAATGAGGAAATGTGGTAGATGTAACACTTGATCATTCATTAATCGAGATCCTAATCACAAATGATATTTTTGCAACATGATAATGTTACTATCATATCATTATGTGATTTATTTAACACGAGGGGTATCATGGATATAGCAGTTATTGGTTCAAACATGGTTGATTTGATCACTTACATCGATCAAATGCCAAAAGAAGGCGAAACGTTAGAAGCGCCCGCTTTTAAAATTGGTTGTGGTGGTAAAGGGGCGAATCAGGCGGTGGCCGCTGCTAAACTCAATTCAAAAGTGATCATGTTAACCAAAGTGGGAGATGATATTTTCGCGGATAATACGATCCGTAATTTGGAATCTTATGGCATTAACACCCGTTATGTGGAAAAAGTACCTTGCACGTCAAGCGGTGTCGCCCCTATTTTTGTTAATCAAAACTCATCAAATAGCATTTTGATCGTCAAAGGTGCGAATAAATTTTTATCCCCAGAAGACATCGATCGTGCGGCAGAAGATCTGAAAAAATGTAAGTTGATCGTGCTGCAATTAGAAGTGCAGCTTGAGACGGTCTACCACGCGATTTCATTTGGTAATAAACACGGGATCCCTGTCTTGCTCAACCCAGCACCCGCGCAACGCTCCCTTGATCTGGATTTTGCTTGTCGCTGTGATTTCTTTGTGCCGAATGAAACAGAATTAGAAATTTTAACCAATATGCCAGTAGACACGATGGATAACGTCCGTAGTGCGGCGCAGTCTCTGCTGGATAAAGGACTCAAAAATCTCATTGTGACCTTAGGGGAAAAGGGCGCTCTGTGGATGACTCGCGATAGCGAGTTATATATACCGGCAATCAAAGTGAATGCCATCGATACAAGTGGTGCGGGGGATGCCTTTATTGGTTGTTTCTCTCATTACTATGTACACACGGGGAATATTGAAGAAGCACTGAAAAAAGCAGTGATGTTTTCTGCGTTTAGTGTGACAGGGAAAGGGACTCAATCTTCTTATCCAAGTGTTGAGCAATTCAATGAATTTGTACAAATCAACACCTCAAACACATAGCTAATTAATAAAACTCAACGTAGCTGTATACCCTTTGACGTATTAATCCGCCATTAGAGCTGAATAGATACTCATCGGGTATAAATTATAAAAATATAAGGGTTACTATGAACATTAAGAACATCACTCAGTTACCTGATGGGTACCTGAGTCGGACTCCTCTATTCCAATTTATCCTACTATCGTGCTTATTCCCATTGTGGGGATGTGCCGCAGCATTAAATGATATTTTAATTACCCAGTTTAAAAGTGTCTTTGAACTCAGTAACTTCGCATCGGCTTTAGTACAAAGTGCATTCTATGGCGGGTATTTTTTAATTGCGATCCCGGCCTCTTTGGTGATCAAAAAAACCAGTTATAAATATGCGATTATGGTGGGGTTAATTCTCTATATTGCGGGTTGCAGTATGTTCTTCCCCGCCTCCCATATGGCAACTTACACGATGTTCTTGGCGGCAATCTTCGCAATTGCTATTGGTCTAAGCTTCCTTGAAACCGCAGCAAACACCTACAGTTCAATGATTGGTCCTAAACAGTACGCCACATTACGTTTAAATATTAGCCAAACTTTCTACCCAATCGGTGCGGCGGGTGGGATCTTACTCGGCAAATATTTAGTGTTTTCTGAGGGGGATAGTTTACAAAGCCAGATGGCAGGGATGAATGCTGAACAAATCCATGAATTCCGTTTAGCAATGCTGGAAAACACGCTAGAACCTTATCGTTATATGATCATGGTACTGGTGGTGGTGATGCTCCTCTTCCTAATCACTAAATTCCCTAAATGTAAGGTTGCAGAAACGCAAGACCATAAGCGCCCATCTGCATTGGATACGCTCAAGTATTTAGCAAAAAATAGCCGCTTTAGGAAAGGGATCATTGCTCAATTCTTATATGTGGGGATGCAAGTTGCGGTGTGGTCCTTCACTATTCGTTTAGCGCTGGAAATGGGCGATATTAACGAGCGTGATGCATCTAATTTTATGGTGTATAGCTTCGCGTGTTTCTTTATTGGTAAGTTTATCGCCAATATCTTAATGACTCGCTTTAATGCAGAAAAAGTCCTGATTATTTATTCGGTAATTGGGGCACTATTCCTGATTTATGTTGCATTTATTCCGAGTTTCACAGCGGTCTATGCAGCGGTGATGGTGAGCATTCTGTTTGGACCTTGCTGGGCAACAATTTATGCAGGCACACTGGATACCGTCGATAACGAACACACCGAAATGGCGGGAGCGGTGATTGTGATGGCAATCGTTGGTGCCGCAGTGGTGCCTGCTATTCAAGGTTATGTGGCTGACGTACTCCACTCTTTGCAACTTTCTTTCTTAGTTTCCATGCTGTGCTTTATGTATGTTGGTATTTACTTCATTGGTGAACGCCGCTTTAAAGCAAAACAAGACGCTAAATAATGCCGACCTTGGGTAGCGTTAGCTACCCAATTTCCTTGATTAACCGTGAGTATGAAAATGAATACACGAATTCCTCTTCACAAAAGCGTATTTACGGAAAACCCGACGCTTATTCTTAAAAATGACCAGTTCACTGCCACTGCATTTCGTTATCACACTGGCGTGGAAGCTTTACGTATTGAAAACCAGCAAGGTTACTTAACGATTTTGCCTTTTTTAGGGCAAATGATTTGGGATGCAGAATTTTGTGGCCAAAATCTGAAAATGGAAAATATGTTTTCAGCCCCCAAACGGGTACCTACAGTGATTGAAACCTACGGGTGTTTTGCTTTTCATTCAGGTTTAATCAGTAATGGTTGCCCTTCACCAGAGGATAATCATCCCCTGCACGGCGAAATGCCTTGTGCAACAATGGACAGCGCATGGTTAGAGCTCACTGAAAACAGTGTAAAAATGTGTGGTGAATATGAGTATGTGATGGGGTTTGGTCATCATTACCGCGCTGCGCCGTTTGTTTTGTTAAAGGCAAATAGCGCATTATTTGATATTCATATGTCGGTGACTAACTTAGCATCCGTTCCTATGCCCCTCCAATACATGTGCCATATGAATTATGCCTATGTGGATAATGCAACACTGACGCAAAATATCCCTGAGCATGGGATTAAGCTGCGTGAGTCGATACCAGGGCATGTTCAACCAACAGAGAAATGGCTCGAATTTAATGACGCGTTGAAATCTGGAAAAGTCACGTTAAATCAGCTAGATCAGCCACAGATGTGTGATCCTGAAATTGTCTTCTTTATGGATAACCTTAGCCAATATACGGCAAATCCTGTGTTTAGAATGACATCGCCTGCTGGAGATACCTTTATTACGCAATTTAAATCTAGCGAATTGAACTACGCGACTCGTTGGATTTTATACAATGGTGACCAAAAAGTCGGGGCGTTTGTATTGCCAGCCACATGTCGACCAGAAGGTTTTTTAGCGGCGAAAAAGAGCCAAACCTTGATGTGGTTAGATGCAGGGCAAACTCGTGAGTTTACGGTCACGACTGGTGTTGAAAAGTAGTTTTTTACCTGAAGAGGCAGCATATTGCTGCCTCTCAGACTGCTGACAAACCGATTAGGTTTGCCAGCAGGTTGGATAGATTTTGAAAATAAACAAGGAAAATCAATATATTGATTTTCGTCTGATAACACAAAGTGGGAAAAACCACGCTTTTATCCCACTTTGTCAACAACCTGAAGAGGCAGCATATTGCTGCCTCTTACTCATATTGTTGGCATTCTTCCTCTAAATCAGCGAGCAGTGCTATCGCATCATAAATAGGTGTTTTTTCCCCATCAGGCTGCATTGCCAGCGCGACCTTAATATTGGCTTCATGCATATCGGGTAAAATTTCTGTCATTAAGTGATCAAGGGTAAACGGCATAGGCACCAAATTTGACCACTCACCTGTTAAATACAACTCCACATACGCTTTCGCAGGCCAAAGAGGAAGAGAGAGGCATTTATTATCATCCCATGTGGTGACGAGGTTTTTTCCATCACCGATACTCCAAACTTGCTGCCAATCGGCGATTTTACCGACAAAATAGCGGTATTTTTGTGAAGGACTTAAAGCCAAAACGTTATGAATTTCTTTCTTATTAGGGGAAAATATTGGGTTATTCATTATTAGATGGTCTAAAAAGTAATTGATAATTATTGGGAAAATAATATTTAGAATTGTTATCTTAGTAATAAGATAACGTAAAACAATGCACAGCAAAATGATTAAAAAATATCTATCAGATGAATTTTAGGGCGGTTAGAGATGATAGAAGTATTACTTGAAAAATATGCCATTGGCATGACAATAATCGCAGCATGTCTCATGCTGTATGTCTTTTTCGAGATATTCCACAAACGACGTAAACATAAGCATAAACATAAAAGCATTATTATTCATATTATTCAAACAGCTGCACTTTGTTTCGTGGTTATCGTTGCTGCGCAGTATGTGGACATGGCCGCGGCAGATTTTGATTTGCATTTTATTTCCACCCCGTTAGTTAATTTTATTACTATCGCATTGATTGCGTTAATTTTAATGCGAAAACTGTTCCAACTTGCTAATCGGTTAGAGAAGGCTCAAATTAAAAAAGGCAGTGATCCGACTTCCGCCCGTATTGTCGCTCGTGTATTTAAAACGACCGTGTTCGTTATTATGGTACTGCTATTTGGTGAGCACTTTGGCATGAGCCTGTCAGGGCTAATGGCGTTTGGTGGTATTGGCGGTATTGCTATTGGTATGGCAGGTAAGGATATCTTGAGCAACTTTTTCTCAGGGTTAATGCTCTATTTTGACCGTCCATTTAACATTGGGGACTGGGTCAGCTCACCAGACCGAAATATTGAAGGTACGGTTGTGGAAATTGGCTGGCGGATCACTAAGATCATCACGTTTGATCATCGACCATTGTATATTCCCAATTCGGTATTTTCGTCCATTAGTGTGGAAAACCCTGGGCGCATGACTAACCGTCGTATCAAAACGGAATTAGGCTTACGTTACGAGGATTCCGATAAAATTGGTGCGATCGTTGACGATATTCGCACAATGTTGCAGCAAGATGAAAATATCGATACTAGCCAAACCCTATTAGTGTATTTTGATGCGTTCGCAGATTCTTCGTTAAATATTATGGTGTACTGCTTTACCAAAACCACCGTTTGGGCGGAATGGTTAGCAGCACAGCAGGAAGTCTATTTAAAAATAATTGAGATTGTTAAGCGTCACGGCGCAGATTTCGCATTCCCTTCTCAAACATTGTATGTGGAAAAAAACCACTAAGCTCCCATACAGGATAAATTGACCGACTGATTTCATAGATTATTGTTATTAGTTGGTCATTTTATCTATCTATTTTTGTTTTTCTGATTTTATATTTGGCTAAGGGCGTAGAGGGGTGGGAATATTTTTATGCTATTAACCAGTGGCTTATAAACAATATTCGACTTCGCGGATTTTCCGTTTTTTTACCGCAGTGCAAATCATTCCAATTCCCTGATCTATCAAGTATATTGACCGCTTCTTTTCCTCAGCTAACTAAGAGCCAGACTGCTATGAATAAAATCAATGTGGCATGTAGCCAGGGGGTCGCAATCTATTTCACTAACCAATTTCAGTGGGTAGATATTCGCGATGCACAGTTAAACAATATTGCTGCGGTGGTGCTATCTGAACAAGATGCTAACCAAGGGCTGTGGGAAAGGATTGCACAGAGTAAACTCAGTATTCCGCTGTTTATCATCAGTGATAAACAGCTGCCAACACAAGACACTTTGCCACCATATGTCACGGCATTATTACCCCCTGCGCCATCTGCGCGGGAAGAAAACAGCCGCCAATTATTGGATGCTGCTAATCAGTATCTTGAACAGTTATTACCGCCATTTTTTGCTCGAATGATGGATTATGCTGCGGGTCATAATGTTACGTTTGCGTGCCCAGGACATCAAGGTGGGCAATTTTTCCGCCGCCATCCAACCGGTGAACAATTTTACCAATTTTATGGTGAGAATTTATTCCGTACTGATTTATGCAATGCGGATGTGGCGATGGGGGATTTATTGATCCACGAAGGCGCAGCAAAAGAAGCTCAAAAGTTTGCGGCAAAAGTGTTTAATGCAGACAAAACCTACTTTGTCCTCAATGGCACATCATCTTCCAATAAAGTGGTGCTCAATGCATTATTAACACCGGGGGACTTGGTGTTATTCGACCGCAACAATCATAAATCCAATCATCACGGTGCATTAATTCAAGCGGGAGCAACCCCCGTTTATTTAGAAACAGCACGTAATCCGTATGGTTTTATTGGTGGTATTGATGCCCATTGTTTCGATGAACGTTATTTGCGTGGCTTGATCCAAGAGGTGATGCCAGAAAAAGCGCAGCAAACCCGACCATTTCGCTTAGCTGTGATCCAACTCGGCACATACGACGGTACCGTGTACAACGCAAGGCAAGTGGTGGATAAGATTGGTCACTTATGTGATTATATTTTGTTCGATTCGGCGTGGGTGGGTTATGAACAATTCATCCCCATGATGCGTCAGTGCTCGCCATTACTGCTCGACTTAAATGAAAACGACCCCGGCATTATGGTCACTCAGTCAGTACATAAGCAACTGGCGGGCTTTTCACAAGCCTCACAAATTCACAAGAAAGATAACCACATTAAAGGGCAACAGCGTTTTGTTTCTCACAAAAAACTCAACAATGCCTTTATGATGCACGCCTCTACGAGTCCATTTTATCCATTATTTGCCTCTTTAGATGTCAACGCCCGTATTCATCAAGGTGAAGCGGGGGAAATGATGTGGATGGATTGCGTGAAAACGGGCATTGAAGTGCGTAAATCAATTTTCCAGCACTGCCGTTATTTTAGACCGTTTGTGCCTGAATTGATTGACGGGAAAGCATGGTATGAATACCCGACTGAGCAAATTGCATCTGAGCAGCGTTTCTTTAATTTTATTCCTAAGGAACGTTGGCACGCCTTTGAGGGTTATGCGCAAGAGCAATATTTTGTCGATCCCTGTAAATTAATGCTGACGACACCGGGGATTGATGTAGAAAGTGGGGAATATGAGGCATTTGGCGTACCTGCGACCATTTTGGCTCATTTTTTACGTGAGCACGGTGTGATCCCAGAAAAATGTGACTTAAACTCGATCTTATTTTTATTAACCCCGGCGGAAACAACGGAAAAATTAGCACTATTAGTTTCTCATTTAGTGCGTTTTGAACAGTTATTGGATGAGGATGCATTACTGGAAGATGTGCTGCCATCGGTATACCAGCGCTACCAAG of the Providencia rettgeri genome contains:
- a CDS encoding slipin family protein gives rise to the protein MAQIFAGQIGLLKVDGEIKSLLEAGNYGFWSVKQKPEIQVIDVCSQTIDKPIDTVLAEQIRQYHPNWVASYGVDIDLSDDEIGFLYSHNNLVEILSPATRRLYWKSGNSLRVEKQKVGDVMLSDTLTQRLAAKKRIKGSELCLIAQIPAWHIGVLKIDGEITGLLDAGTHGYWRVEHTPEIDIIDTRLQSLEVNGQEILTKDKVTLRINLSANWRYGDVLHAFSKLSQPVEHLYRELQFSLREIIGTRTLDELLENKQLIDELMLTQVVQSITEFGLEVDSIGVKDIILPGEMRTILSQVVEAEKSAQANVIRRREETAATRSLLNTAKVMENNPVALRLKELETLESIAHRIDQISVYGGLDQVLNGLVKIKE
- the rtcR gene encoding RNA repair transcriptional activator RtcR; the encoded protein is MTEKRKVVIGVLGTVLDRRGKRANRWTKWRPTVGLCQQPNINIGRFELIHQVNDYSMAQRVKEDIEQASAQTEVVLHEVDIADPWDFEEVYTSLLDFSASYTFDTDNEEYLVHITTGTHVVQICWFLLTEAHYLPAKLIQTSPSEKGREKDPIGIHTVIDLDLSRYTHITSRFQKEQQQQVSFLKSGIATRNRAFNTMIEQIERVALRSKAPILLNGPTGAGKSFLARRIYQLRESRHQVKGRFVEVNCATLRGDNAMSTLFGHVKGAFTGAINPRKGLLKEADGGILFLDEIAELGLDEQAMLLKAIEEKSFFPYGADEEIHSDFQLIAGTHRNLAQQVEEGKFREDLFARINMWTFALPGLRDRREDIEPNIDYELVKFSQDAQHQIRFDSEARDLYVKFACSEQALWRGNFRELGASISRMATFAEKGRITRSVAEEEIVRLQTQWQIKSSNMLPEQIGEIDLFDQQQLVTVLDVCRRSSSLSEAGRTLFAVSRQQKKQPNDADRLRKYLAKFGLDWEHIQQIKKRQ
- the rnz gene encoding ribonuclease Z, whose protein sequence is MELTFLGTSAGVPTKERNVTSMILNLVGIRKSYWLFDCGEGTQHRILNSPFKAPKIEKIFITHLHGDHIFGLPGLLCSRSMGGATEPLTLYGPKGLKQYIETVLSISVSYMTYPLDIIEIEAGQLFDDGELIVTAYSLDHRVECYGYRIEEHAKSGALDANKLARDNIPRGPWMQALKAGKTITLEDGRMVNGADYLGEPIPGKVIAIFGDTQPTPQALELARNADVMIHETTLEAEFAEKANERGHSTTQQAAELAREAGVKRFIATHLSGRYTSEDIPRLLAQCQSVFPATEIAEDYLTVKI
- the deoR gene encoding DNA-binding transcriptional repressor DeoR, giving the protein MIETKQKERLRRLSECLKRSGRIHLKEAARILEVSEMTIRRDLSADTEGPIPMSLLGGYIVSVTRPANLVTQEQQADIFTPDQTEELYIPNLAASMVTEDDVIFFDNGIEMATLISLIPEEISFTGICYSHNVFLALSQKKNATALLCGGEYRPKSDSFYNPSLPSLLDSINPRKAFISAAGVHGTYGVTCYNIDDLPMKKKAMEKSIRKILLAPYNLFDEVATANMGELSQFDVIVTNRQLSDEYETYCRNGFVKVIY
- the deoC gene encoding deoxyribose-phosphate aldolase, whose amino-acid sequence is MQDLAKYIDHTLLAANATVSDITKLCAEAAEHHFASVCVNSGYVPLASELLKNSDVKVCCVVGFPLGACLTEAKAFEAAEAVRRGADEVDMVINVGMLKSGDLDFVRKDIEAVFAACGSATLKVILENCLLTDEEITQVCEICRTINVGFVKTSTGFSTMGATEHHVALMRNIVGSEVGVKASGGVRDRETAIKMIEAGANRIGASASVAIVTGTATKPSDY
- the rbsK gene encoding ribokinase; its protein translation is MDIAVIGSNMVDLITYIDQMPKEGETLEAPAFKIGCGGKGANQAVAAAKLNSKVIMLTKVGDDIFADNTIRNLESYGINTRYVEKVPCTSSGVAPIFVNQNSSNSILIVKGANKFLSPEDIDRAAEDLKKCKLIVLQLEVQLETVYHAISFGNKHGIPVLLNPAPAQRSLDLDFACRCDFFVPNETELEILTNMPVDTMDNVRSAAQSLLDKGLKNLIVTLGEKGALWMTRDSELYIPAIKVNAIDTSGAGDAFIGCFSHYYVHTGNIEEALKKAVMFSAFSVTGKGTQSSYPSVEQFNEFVQINTSNT